The proteins below are encoded in one region of Equus przewalskii isolate Varuska chromosome 1, EquPr2, whole genome shotgun sequence:
- the LOC139081884 gene encoding uncharacterized protein, protein MATTRFTRQHTQSRLTSLHRREETGRARWALESGRGKTPPRITPAAPGHPPTIYTPLRTPTGRPTARARRPREPSGAGPSARRPRPAPSHPLALARALSRPPAATVGPARAAVRAAGSLLRARLRAPRESWFRRPSSPGDSTQESGGDGGASQGPGPAGLAPAPQARACQGARGLPLPTASPTARRAGRKAGRTNQETPSRLSGPRLPSGAPTPPSSSLALLPPPPQKRRCPTAAPRPPLPHSPRPARPSTHSRSYRPAPPLRRRPVTRWGRKTGGARAIDAAQSEQSTGASDAAQSE, encoded by the coding sequence ATGGCTACAACTCGCTTCACCAGGCAACACACCCAAAGCCGACTCACCAGTCTTCACCGaagagaggagacagggagagcGCGGTGGGCTTTGGAGAGCGGCCGAGGAAAGACCCCGCCCCGTATCACTCCCGCTGCACCCGGGCACCCGCCAACGATTTACACGCCCCTCCGGACGCCCACGGGGCGCCCCACAGCCCGGGCCCGGCGCCCCCGGGAGCCGAGTGGAGCAGGACCGTCCGCCAGgcgcccccggcccgcgcccTCACACCCGCTCGCCCTCGCCCGGGCGCTGTCCCGGCCGCCCGCCGCCACCGTAGGCCCGGCCCGGGCGGCTGTCAGAGCCGCCGGCTCGCTCTTAAGAGCCCGGCTGCGGGCTCCCCgcgagagctggttccggcggcCCAGCTCTCCCGGCGACAGCACCCAGGAAagcggcggcgacggcggcgcCTCCCAGGGCCCCGGCCCCGCGGGCCTCGCCCCAGCCCCGCAGGCTCGCGCCTGTCAGGGCGCGCGGGGCCTCCCCCTACCGACAGCCAGCCCGACCGCCCGAcgggcaggaaggaaggcaggaagaaccAACCAAGAAACACCCTCCCGCCTTAGCGGCCCCCGGTTACCGTCAGGAGCCCCGACTCCGCCATCCTCCTCGCtcgccctccttcctcctcctcctcagaaacGACGCTGCCCAaccgccgccccccgcccgcccctcccccactcgccccgccccgcccgcccctccACACACTCTCGCTCCTaccgccccgccccacccctccgGCGCAGGCCCGTCACTCGCTGGGGAAGAAAAACAGGCGGAGCCAGGGCAATCGACGCTGCCCAATCAGAGCAAAGCACTGGCGCAAGCGACGCTGCCCAATCAGAGTGA